From a single Cyprinus carpio isolate SPL01 chromosome A3, ASM1834038v1, whole genome shotgun sequence genomic region:
- the LOC109075587 gene encoding E3 SUMO-protein ligase CBX4-like isoform X2, giving the protein MVAPRVRERQEQMVGYRKRGPKPKHPLVQLPAFARRSSILGGLQDTSLDEENQPKVEPLQLHCSRPQHYQLNSKKHHQYQPSCREISLEQHVSRKKKHFYQLNSKKHHHYQPDPKMYDTPLTGAKEVKVQDPSSKVWNLPPALQQKWIRNKDTGCLSKIKDLSIELKSLPDNANKAERALKTSAKEFALPNGISSKMKIIKNKNKNGRIVIVMSKYMDKGVHSSKVKNKDVSEVETQHNEESTLNNTDSLSDGEASEGRENGAVENTNTFSSSSECVHENSIRKAELPKAMPTETEQAVMYICDQPNSSPMEAEKAPPSHMDTKLNHRKRNLSEPSEDVRNCKQFISSRSISAPNTMLSSPQREPIDLHYRGCLANRAYSYDFSDTIPEEPIDLSCGPTKTLKQFPTADKVSGSSAQVEKTNSHFKAFVGNVIITDITTNCLTVTFKEYVQG; this is encoded by the exons ATGGTAGCCCCACGGGTCAG AGAAAGGCAGGAGCAAATGGTGGGATATCGCAAAAGAGGGCCTAAACCCAAACACCCCCTTGTCCAG CTTCCTGCGTTTGCTCGTAGATCCAGCATCCTGGGTGGTCTTCAGGACACATCATTGGATGAGGAGAACCAGCCCAAAGTGGAGCCCCTCCAGCTCCACTGCTCTCGGCCACAGCACTACCAGCTGAACAGCAAAAAACACCACCAGTACCAGCCCAGCTGCAGGGAGATCTCCCTCGAACAACATGTGAGCAGGAAAAAGAAGCACTTCTACCAGCTGAACAGCAAGAAACATCATCACTACCAGCCGGACCCCAAGATGTACGACACGCCACTCACAGGAGCCAAAGAGGTCAAGGTTCAAGACCCTTCCAGCAAAGTCTGGAACCTCCCTCCAGCCTTGCAACAGAAGTGGATTCGGAACAAAGACACCGGCTGCCTGAGTAAAATAAAAGATCTGTCCATTGAGCTCAAGAGCCTGCCGGATAATGCTAACAAAGCGGAGCGGGCACTCAAGACGAGCGCCAAAGAGTTTGCACTTCCTAACGGCATCAGCAGCAAGATGAAAATaatcaagaacaaaaacaaaaacggaCGAATTGTGATTGTAATGAGCAAATACATGGACAAAGGTGTGCATTCATCTAAAGTAAAAAACAAGGATGTTTCTGAAGTGGAAACGCAGCACAATGAGGAATCTACACTGAATAATACGGACAGTCTTTCTGATGGTGAAGCTTCAGAAGGCCGTGAGAATGGCGCTGTTGAGAACACCAACACATTTTCTTCTTCTAGTGAATGCGTTCACGAAAACTCAATCAGAAAGGCTGAACTTCCAAAAGCTATGCCTACAGAGACTGAACAAGCAGTGATGTATATATGCGACCAACCAAACTCCTCTCCCATGGAAGCAGAGAAGGCTCCTCCATCCCACATGGACACCAAACTCAATCACCGCAAGAGGAACCTTTCAGAGCCCAGCGAGGACGTGAGAAACTGTAAGCAGTTCATCAGCTCCAGGAGCATCAGTGCACCGAACACCATGCTTTCATCCCCTCAGAGAGAACCTATAGACCTGCATTACAGAGGCTGCCTTGCCAACAGAGCCTACAGTTATGACTTTAGCGACACCATTCCTGAAGAGCCTATTGACTTGAGCTGTGGTCCAACCAAAACTCTAAAACAGTTTCCCACAGCGGACAAGGTTTCAGGAAGCTCGGCGCAAGTGGAGAAAACAAACAgccattttaaagcatttgtgGGTAACGTTATCATCACTGATATCACTACGAACTGCTTAACCGTGACCTTTAAGGAATACGTTCAAGGATAA
- the LOC109075587 gene encoding E3 SUMO-protein ligase CBX4-like isoform X1, translated as MDLPAVGEHVFAVEGIEKKRIRKGRIEYLVKWRGWSAKYNTWEPEENILDPRLLVAFQNRERQEQMVGYRKRGPKPKHPLVQLPAFARRSSILGGLQDTSLDEENQPKVEPLQLHCSRPQHYQLNSKKHHQYQPSCREISLEQHVSRKKKHFYQLNSKKHHHYQPDPKMYDTPLTGAKEVKVQDPSSKVWNLPPALQQKWIRNKDTGCLSKIKDLSIELKSLPDNANKAERALKTSAKEFALPNGISSKMKIIKNKNKNGRIVIVMSKYMDKGVHSSKVKNKDVSEVETQHNEESTLNNTDSLSDGEASEGRENGAVENTNTFSSSSECVHENSIRKAELPKAMPTETEQAVMYICDQPNSSPMEAEKAPPSHMDTKLNHRKRNLSEPSEDVRNCKQFISSRSISAPNTMLSSPQREPIDLHYRGCLANRAYSYDFSDTIPEEPIDLSCGPTKTLKQFPTADKVSGSSAQVEKTNSHFKAFVGNVIITDITTNCLTVTFKEYVQG; from the exons ATGGATCTACCTGCCGTCGGGGAGCATGTGTTCGCGGTGGAGGGCATCGAAAAGAAGCGCATACGGAAG GGCAGAATCGAGTATCTGGTGAAGTGGCGAGGATGGTCAGCCAA ATATAACACATGGGAACCCGAGGAAAACATTCTTGACCCACGCCTTCTTGTGGCTTTCCAAAACAG AGAAAGGCAGGAGCAAATGGTGGGATATCGCAAAAGAGGGCCTAAACCCAAACACCCCCTTGTCCAG CTTCCTGCGTTTGCTCGTAGATCCAGCATCCTGGGTGGTCTTCAGGACACATCATTGGATGAGGAGAACCAGCCCAAAGTGGAGCCCCTCCAGCTCCACTGCTCTCGGCCACAGCACTACCAGCTGAACAGCAAAAAACACCACCAGTACCAGCCCAGCTGCAGGGAGATCTCCCTCGAACAACATGTGAGCAGGAAAAAGAAGCACTTCTACCAGCTGAACAGCAAGAAACATCATCACTACCAGCCGGACCCCAAGATGTACGACACGCCACTCACAGGAGCCAAAGAGGTCAAGGTTCAAGACCCTTCCAGCAAAGTCTGGAACCTCCCTCCAGCCTTGCAACAGAAGTGGATTCGGAACAAAGACACCGGCTGCCTGAGTAAAATAAAAGATCTGTCCATTGAGCTCAAGAGCCTGCCGGATAATGCTAACAAAGCGGAGCGGGCACTCAAGACGAGCGCCAAAGAGTTTGCACTTCCTAACGGCATCAGCAGCAAGATGAAAATaatcaagaacaaaaacaaaaacggaCGAATTGTGATTGTAATGAGCAAATACATGGACAAAGGTGTGCATTCATCTAAAGTAAAAAACAAGGATGTTTCTGAAGTGGAAACGCAGCACAATGAGGAATCTACACTGAATAATACGGACAGTCTTTCTGATGGTGAAGCTTCAGAAGGCCGTGAGAATGGCGCTGTTGAGAACACCAACACATTTTCTTCTTCTAGTGAATGCGTTCACGAAAACTCAATCAGAAAGGCTGAACTTCCAAAAGCTATGCCTACAGAGACTGAACAAGCAGTGATGTATATATGCGACCAACCAAACTCCTCTCCCATGGAAGCAGAGAAGGCTCCTCCATCCCACATGGACACCAAACTCAATCACCGCAAGAGGAACCTTTCAGAGCCCAGCGAGGACGTGAGAAACTGTAAGCAGTTCATCAGCTCCAGGAGCATCAGTGCACCGAACACCATGCTTTCATCCCCTCAGAGAGAACCTATAGACCTGCATTACAGAGGCTGCCTTGCCAACAGAGCCTACAGTTATGACTTTAGCGACACCATTCCTGAAGAGCCTATTGACTTGAGCTGTGGTCCAACCAAAACTCTAAAACAGTTTCCCACAGCGGACAAGGTTTCAGGAAGCTCGGCGCAAGTGGAGAAAACAAACAgccattttaaagcatttgtgGGTAACGTTATCATCACTGATATCACTACGAACTGCTTAACCGTGACCTTTAAGGAATACGTTCAAGGATAA